tttaaatatttattttttaaattataaatttgagatattaaaattttaaattttaatttgatttttaaatttaaaagttataatatttataaatttaaaatataaatataaaatataaaaattcttaattctaatataaacgaaagaatgatattattatttttattttataactcCAACGTTTAATTCTTATTCTATTACTAACCGAAacgcttattttttatttaggaaTAACCAATTTTCAAAGTAATTGATCTAAATTACTCGcacttatacctcaatttattaCCTAAATACGCGAATTACTCCATTTTTGCTTATTCATCGAACCAAAGCGAATACCTTAGTAAATTGAGTAGAACTTTACGACGAAAAGATTGGAAAAGCCACAAAAactaaatatacaatactattAGAAATGACACACAGCATTCTGCGATCGACCGAAATATTATATTGGAAAACTTGGTAAAGGAATAACAATAAGAGGCTCttcaaataatgaaaataaaatcagccTCAGAGAAGATGGCAAGGCCATCTAGCAAGTGTAACATCTTATATGTATTCTGCATACCTCACATCCAACTTGAACCCATTTTCTCCGTGGACTTCATTCATAGCAGAACATGTGTCAGTCAGTCCATTGGAAAGGAGCTACCAGCAGAATGAAGCTTCTTCTTTGTAGAGCACCACAAGGAAAGAGAATCAGTTTGTCCTCGCTCAGAGCGTAGAAGGGACATACTTCCTCGAACATCTGAAGTCGTCTGTGAACAGAGAAAGGGAATTAAAGTTCTCGCACAAGTAGCTATTGTGAGTTCATGTATCAAAGTATGTGAGAACTCGTGAGTATTTGTGGGAAATGCCAATGACCAACTGGTAATTAACTATTacatttatgaatttttttctaGGTAACTAACTACGGAGATGATTAACTGTACTATTTATAGGCCTCATAGTTACAGACAAAATCAAAACAATTGTAAATCGATTACAGGACATGTTCTAAGCCCCCAGATCTGCCATATTAGGGGGAAAGAAAAAGGACGATCCATAGAGATTACTTGTTTTAGGGTACATGAAATGGGcaacaaattcaaaaagaagcaTTGGAAATCAGAAGTTAGACataactaaattattaaaaaaccTTCTAATTAATATTGCAGCTCAGACCAAGGAGAATTTTTAATCGTTGAGCAGAACAGAGATTTCCAGCAGTCTCATAAATCATCAACACAAATGGAGAAAAGAACGACATGTACACATTAAGCGACCAGATTCCTTGGCTTTCCCTTAGTGATCCGAACCAAGCCGCACGACGATGATCAAAAAGGAACTGGACAATCCCCTTATTAATAAAGGGAACGGCCTTTGCATCACCGAAACGCCCAAAATTTCACAACATTAAATCATATTGGGCGATAAATACGAAGAAATTGATATATCTTAAGTTCTCGTCCACTTTTCACATCAAATATTGAGATGAGGAACCAACAAATGAAACGGTGTTTCCTCCCGccgacagaaaaaaaaaaaaaaaaaaaaaaaaaacgcgagagaagggaagaggagaggaaagGAACCTGTCGAAGGATCACCGAGGAAGGTCGTGCGGAGCTCGAGAGGTAAAGCCAAAAGCAGAGGGagaagccgccgccgccgccgccgccgccttcggcttccgcttccgcttctgcttctgctgccgCAGCCACTCGATCGAGGCTTACTCGCACGTCTCGGAGCCTGGAGTAGTCCTCTTCGCCGCGCTCCCCTTTCGCCATGGTCGATCGCTCTTCGAGTTTTGGGGATTTTgtgaggggagagagagagagagagagagagagagagaagagatgcgGAGAAGGGAACAgaaccctttcttttttttcgttttcttttttttcctccttttttattttctgaggGGTTTTCCCTTTTGGTTTGCTTGTGTCGGGTGTTAGTTAACGGTCTCTCCGCTTCCAATGAAGTCCACTTGGGAGTTAGGTATTTGAGGTGAGGAGGCAGCCGGTTGATCTGGACCGTCCGTGGGATCAATGAAGCTCCTTGATTCAGTTAAATAGTAGGACCTTCCTAGCCCTTggaattaatcttttttttatctaaatttgcTTTTGCAATCGTCATTAGATAAACATAAAACAACATACTTCTCTAGTGGCATTTATGTGTTTCTTCTGTGACGACTGCaactataattataattatatagtataaaaaatttaaaatttttaaaaaaatttataatattaaaataatatttttaatcacTGTATTATCAAATTAGGCCTAAACAATGGCGGTAAATTAATCTTATTTCAGGTACTCCGGTATCACGCTTTTCTAAATTATtagcattattatatatatgattttcataattttcttaaattcaACGGATGAGTCCTtaaactctaaaattttatcctTTGAAAATATCTCAATCTATAGTTAGATTTCAAAATTTCCCTGCAAAGCTATGTTTATAATTCTCACCAACATGTTTTGCAGGTTTATTTGTGAGCGGCATGATGGCGTGAGGAAAGGACGTGGTTCATAGATAGCGTCCTATCATGGCGACTTGATAGATGCTACCCTCCCAAGTGTTGTTTTGGGGTAGTGTGAGAGCAAATGTATTTGTATGCAGGATTGTATTTGGATATAGAATGTAAAATGTAACCATGGGACGAATAGTTGTAATGGTTTGTTATTTCTACTATGATTCATTTGTTATACAGTCTGTCTATCTTCTCTATTCATATATGGAATGTTCTTGAGTTGTATTGATTGTAACATCTTGCGCAgataagaaaaattttattcgTTCGGCGGGTCTGGTGCATGCGTCGTACGAACTTTCTCTCTAAATCAAAGAAAAAGGAGGCGGCGAGGCATGATAGATTAAGATAGTATCAGCATGCATCTCAATAACTTCTTTGCAAAAAAAGTTTGtatcaaattcaatattttgttttaaataaagcaaaatatttagaaaacaCATTGAATTTGAATGGTTCAAGATTTTTTTGGCATATTGCTTCAGTTCTATATCTAAACATATATTTGAGAGAGATCAGCTTCTTCCCTCGAGTTaactaatttgaaattttatttaataatattatacaatttaTGTAAAATTCTATTTTACTAAATATAAGTCATTTTCCCTGGCCGACTCGTCCTAATGAAACTTGCTATAGAAGCGAATAGATATGGCGGTTTACAGCAGACGTGGTAGACCGATTCCACGTTTATTATTTCTCCTAATCAACGGCTGGTGGGCTACGTGATCAATATTAGAGAACGTCCTGATCCGCTCCTATGATCCTATCACGATGCTGATCGGTTCGGGTTTCGCAGTAACCCGATCCACTCCCGAATCCTCCTAACCGCACCACCaccgcgcgcgcgcgcgcgctcgAGCGAATTTTGAGCTCGCCCCGTCCTCCCTCTCGTGCGCGCTCGCCCACACGTGCGAGCGAGCTCACGATGGTTTCCCAACGAGTCGCCATGGATAGGGGTGTTAAGATCCAGCATCAACGGAGGAAGACGATGTTAAGATCCTACCCGACCTTCCCTCTCCTCGAGGAGAAGAGGCGATCCTGCGCACACATCAAACAAGGTTCTCCCTTCGATTCGGTTTTGACGCTTCAGTTTTTCCTAATGCTTCAGGGATTTGGGCTTTTGATTATCCGTTTTAGGGCTTTAGAGTTTTgatggtttagggttttagggttttaggtttcgATTACCTGCGGGTATCCTTCAGGCGAGGTTTCCCTGCAATCCGGTGTGAGTTTTAGGGTTTGAGTCATCGGTTACAGGGTTTTAGGATTCTAGGGTTTGACCGCAAATTTCCAGTTTTAGGATTTTAGGTATTCGGCGTTTATTATCTCAACCTTCTCGATTGCGGAAGATGGATTTCAGGGTTAGGGGATAAGATCCTTTTTGGTCTATTAGGTTTCAATTGCCAACTCTAGAGTTAAGCCTTGCTTGGGAAGCTTTTAAATATTCTTTGCTGTTTGGTCCCTGTAATCGAGTCTATGATGTGTTAGTTAATCTACCGCTTAAACACTGCAATTTGGAAATGAGATTGGAGATATGTTATGtttattatagaaaaattatctGCTGAATCAGGTGTAAGTTCATGTTGATGTAGATATAATGATGTCAGGTTCATGCAGAATAGAAAATACACTTTCAACCTTTTCTCTTGTGATATTACGAGGTTAAGTTTTAGTTACACCTTTATGAAGTAAGTTGTTCATTGCAACCTGTAGACTGAGAGGTAAAGCTTATAACTGATGGAAATTTTTTCCGAAATGAGGCCTCTCTGGCATCAGACTGCTAATTCCAAATGCTAATGTGGCcagttttctcttctttccatTCCCATAGATGGTTTGGTTGAGCTGAGTTATATTTATGGATGAGTAGCATGTGCTAAATTATGTCTTGGAAAACAAGGCATTAGGAGCTCTCTGTAGCTCATCCTTGATGTCCTAATTTTTTCCTTGTGTGAGGTTAGCGGGGCAAatccttttgttttttggttggGGTAGCCTTTTCAATGATGTAAGTCCTTAATGTCCCCCCATCAAAGAGTTTAAAAAAGGGATCAGAATTCTTGCTGGTCGAAGCTTTTTAGCGAATTTAGCTCTCCATGATATAATAATTGATGTCTCAACCGGTAGTATTAGTAAGCTACTAACCAAAATGCAAGATTGGTACTTCATGTATGTGGCCATTTTTTCAGACCAACACATGATGTATGCCTCACTCTGAATTATCGTATGGCAAAACTACAATATTGTTGTTCAATTGTCGACAGTCATGATCACTTGAGCAGGCATCTGGTCATCGACGAGGCATGTTTCTTTCTAGATTCTTTTACTTTGTTGGTAAATTTTTATGAGTCGAAATACGTGAGTTATCTGTGATCTATATTTCTTCACAATAGCAACAGCAGGATTTTAGAAACAACTCTGCTGAACATGTAATATGAGTTTAATCACCTTCTGGAGGAGAGAGTCAGATATTTCCAGAACTAGTTATTCATTCTATTATGTGAACATGGGCATGCAAGAATTGCAATCTAATCCCTACTAATTGCAACAAATGCTAAGGTCGATATTCTACAGGAGTTGTTTTTGGAATCCTATCACACCTTTTGATATCTTGATTGTTAATATTTGGTTTATGAATTCCCATTAGGTGATGTTTCATCAACAGCATAGAAGCCTTTAAGTGTGATATCCTTCTTTCAGCGATCAGATGTTTGTTCAAGTGGTTGTGATTGTCTATAATTGGATAAATTCAGCCGCAAACTTGTCATGTGCAAGTCCAGACTAACACAGCTCATTTGTATGGAAGGTAGCCCTATATAGAAAATACCAATAGGTTTTGCACTTCCAGGTAGCCACACATTGACATTAGATGATAGTTAATGTAGCTCTAGGTTGCTGTCAAGATCTTTAATGTTGGACATTCGATAGCTGCATAATCACCTAAATGAATTGCAAGATATTTTTCTGAAGGCATGAGTGCCTAACCACATTGTcaccaaataaaaattagttaatcaaGTATCatgaatagaaaaatatttttgggttttgtgaatttttaagttgacaaaagaaaaggagcaaAATTGAATTCAATTCTTGATGGGTAGCAAACTGCTGCAGAACAACTTCAGTGTTCTATATTTTATTCTCAGACCAGGAATAtgaagattattttttattttccaacaaGGAGGTTATCGAATAAGCGAGTTCCGCAAGAGCTTTCGCGTTGAGATTCTCATCTCTCAGTGGGTTCTTCATGGCTCTTCCTTCAAAGAGTAGGATATCACAGTCGTCAGGTGTGTCCTCGGCATGCTGCAATTTGTCAATGGCATTCTCTATATTCCTGGCCTTGATGTCTCCTATGGAACCTGTCACTGATTGCTTCATCTCCCTGTAGTAGCGAATGCATGCGATGAGATTGTTGACGAGATCTTCGGTAATGTCTATGATTGAGGTGATGTTGATTTTTGTGAGGTTGGCAGCAAGGAGGGCGAGCTCGCGAGTGTCGGCGGATGTGCTTTTAGGCACGGCATAGAGAGTTTCCATGCAGAATCGGTAGTCTACTGAGCGCACCCTCTCTACAGCCTTGCAGGTCTCGTTGATGACGGAGGCTGCAGATACATAATGAGGGGAGAGGGCTACAACAAGTATAAGGAGCACGGCGGCAAGCAAAGAGGGGCTCATTGTtgagagatgagagaggagATGGAGTTTGGGATTGGTGTGAGTACGTATGCACGTCGTAAGAAGCTACCAAGTTTGCTAAGCCATTAAATAAGGATAGTTTTATGTACTCGATAGTTAATACTGTGCCTTGGTCTTTGGTAATTGACATCTTCGTGATGTATAGTACATTCAATGCATGATATATATTCCTCGAAGCGAGAAGAATAATTTTCATGATTCTATGTCCATTTAATGCTGAGCAAGAATTAATTCCTGTTCGGAACTTCTACATAAGATTCCTGCTCGGAATTTTGGACCGAAATCTTTACACAGGTTGGATGCAAATTCTCTGCAGATATTTTGTGCAGGGAATCCTTGAACGGCTGGGTTATCTGGTTGCCCGTCTAATCACGAAGCACTTGCTGATTTCTAGATCACCACCAACAAAGGTTGAGATGGCGACGCGCATTTCCGATGGGTGATCAGATCACTTCCTTCCTGCGAGGATGGATTCGAGTATATCAGAAGTGCTGAGAAAACACAAGTATTTGAAAAACTGTCAGTTGCAGGTTAGACTGTCGGTTTTTATGCGTCCTTCGTCTCATTTCTATTTTCAATTTCTTACTACGGAGCAAGTTGTAGTTtttgttttctatattttgtCATTAAATTTTCACCATTTGTGTGCTGCATTAGGCGAGTATATTTTATAGTAGCTTGTACTGTCGAAGCAAAATATGGTTGAAAACTTTTTTCGGTGCTGCGATGCCGAATAGGCCTTTGTTGCTGGTGGTCGCACTCCCCTTATCCTTTGTTAGTGGTCTGAaccaattgaaaaaaaaagaagaagaagaaaaagaaattggtATAATGTTTGAAATTTTACTTGCATATCAATTATAATtctcttaaatttatttatgcgTGATAATGTGGTCCCGGGACCAGTAACTGTTCTGACTTCTGAGCTTTCGAATCGTCATCATAATCCCGGGCATCTTTAAAGCAGCAGAGATGTCTACACTCTAgcacttttttataaaacaatcctctaaaattttaaaatttgcgaaataatcctctcaaaattttatttgtaaaactaatccACTTTTCACCAAATCAGCGCCACGTcagaatttcttttaaagacggtgaattatttaccgcgttctccaatttcttttaaagacggtaaatcgttcatcgcttttccatttcttttaaaaacggtaaatcattcatcgCATTTCTCTTATTTACTGTTACTttctatatctcatatataattctaacaataatataaaaattctaataaatcacatataatcttaacaacctttaaatcctaataatttatccatataatttgcctttatatgaaattatatggataaattattaggatttaaaagttgttaagattatatggaatatagaaagaaacagtaaataagtgaaaggcggtgaatgatttatcgtctttaaaaaaaaatagaaagcggtgaacgatttatcacctttaaaagaaatggataAAAGCGaaaaacgattcaccgcctttaaaagaaataagagaaaacggcaaacgattcaccgtctttgtaagaAAACCCTAatgtggcgcccacgtggcgaaaagagggttagttttacaaataaaatttttatatggtcATTTTaccaattataattttttagagggtcattttataaaaaaacccACACTCTACATCACCAGTCAACGTGTTTCTTTCTCGGTGCCGTTCCCATCTCATGCACGAATGACGGAATGAGTGGACGACGAAACTACTCGCCTGACCATGTCGTCCACTAGTCCGCAGCCTATAGCCATAGTTTATCACATATCCGTTGGattcggaaaaaaaaagttttttaattattttaaatatagatataattttgaaaataaattagaaataaaatcaacttttatatttaaataaaattttaattatttttagaaaaagaaaataatgtttaGATAATTAGATTGGAATAGTATGAATAAATGTAACTAatactttcaaaataataatatttcaatataattaattaatgttaaaatattaatcaaataatGATTTAATTGAATAAATTATGAATACTGTTCGGTAACtatacattttaattaattctttaataaattaattagttaattatttgaaaataaatagattagtccaaatattaattagttaatcaaTATAGATATTAGTTATTGTATAAtcaaactaaataattaatttttgtaattagctattcaattaaatatttattagcgtAATAAATCTAATAGgtaattatttatctaattaattagtaaataaattaattaataatgttttattattaaattagtagagGTATAAGAGGAAGAATTGGTTGGAATAATAATTTaccctcttaacgggttatcacGGGATAACCTGTTAAGAGGGGAACTAGAACTTAAACCAAACAATGCCTTAACgagagaaaataaacggatttggagcgaaaaatagaataatttttaCTAGTGTAGTAATCCGCGCGATACGACGGATAGATATTATTGAACAATTATCTTGTCTATCATCATCATTGATCATCGATGAtagtttgaaaaaataaatttgaaatatatagtcatcaaataaatagaaaatagtaGTCTAAATATGAAGTaaagaatattaatttaaatagtctGCAAGAAAGACGATCAATGATCTGATATGAACGTTATAGAGATTAATAGCGTTGAAAATTAGATCAAtcaaagataaaattaatataaaatgatGTGAAACCCTACTAATTTGAGGTGATTTTGAACGGTGGGTGAGATTTAGCAAAAATTCTTAAGCCAttcgaaagaaagagaaagtggTGGTAGATAAATATTACTAACAAATTCTTTATAATAACTTTACAAATATTCATGGTGATTATGGAGAAGAATGGAGCGTTATGCAGATGAGGGAAGATAGAAGGACATGGGGTGAGAAAGGAAGATGGAGAATTTCAATGTTTTGGATTAAAAGGGTTTGCGGTGAGTCGGTGACTATAGACAAGAATGATGAGTTACATAGAAGGGGAAAGATGAAGGAACGTGGGAAGGGAAAGGGAAGAGGAAGGGACACGCGAGATATAAAAGAGGGATGGTAcctaaatgagaaaaaaaaaaaaaagagaaaaaactttaaaagtaAGGTAGATGCGTCAACAACAAAGTTATGTGAATGGTAGCGTATCAACAACAAATTAAGGTAGTACTGTAACTCCAAGAATTCCAAGGCTTTGTTTGAATGGCCGTGCAAAACAGGTCAGGATTAAGATTCGAAGGAAGGGCCGAAagtatatagtatatttatCTTAGAAAAAGTaaactataataaaattttgattttaatcaaaaaaaaaaatgttgatttataaaaaatataaataaaaaaataaaaaatggtttGTTTACATTCGTAGATGTTTGAATGAATACGGAATTTGTCAATAATTCTTTTTTGATAGGCGCAGTTAAAGAGTTTGTGagaaagttattattatttatttaaatttttgaaaatcgaTTTTGATAGTATTTATAgtcgaaaatattttttttatatttcaaatgaaaaaaattagtacaagTTAGACCAAtcaggagagagagggagggtaACGTACTGCATGCGCTCCGGGGTCAGCGCACATGCAGTTGATTTCGTGGCGGCCAAGTTTTGTGAGAAAATATTTCAATTTGGCAATttctaaaaactaaaatttgtagTTTTATAATTTACTGTGCCTAATTATTTAGGAactcatatataattttttaaatagtaaggGGGGTCATGGCCATTGGGAACCTCACAGTTGCTTcatttaagtttaaatatataaatatttcattctacattttttttttgatgtgtttaaaaagtacataaaatttgatagaaGACAAGAGCGATCAAATTcaaagaatgaatgtaatattttgccttaagttattttttttgaaataaagtaaatcatttcgaagataaaatatataattctatACAATCATGAATACCCGCTGTAATTGAACTTCTAAATTCTAACCATGTAAGAAAATTTTTGTGCCGAAT
This genomic interval from Ananas comosus cultivar F153 linkage group 8, ASM154086v1, whole genome shotgun sequence contains the following:
- the LOC109714679 gene encoding uncharacterized protein LOC109714679 — protein: MAKGERGEEDYSRLRDVRVSLDRVAAAAEAEAEAEAEGGGGGGGGFSLCFWLYLSSSARPSSVILRQTTSDVRGSMSLLRSERGQTDSLSLWCSTKKKLHSAGSSFPMD
- the LOC109714680 gene encoding uncharacterized protein LOC109714680, producing MSPSLLAAVLLILVVALSPHYVSAASVINETCKAVERVRSVDYRFCMETLYAVPKSTSADTRELALLAANLTKINITSIIDITEDLVNNLIACIRYYREMKQSVTGSIGDIKARNIENAIDKLQHAEDTPDDCDILLFEGRAMKNPLRDENLNAKALAELAYSITSLLENKK